The DNA sequence CCCTTCTTTAGGAAGCAGGAGTCGCGGCGAAGTTGGTCGCCCACTTCCGTCCACTTGGGAGCCCTATCGGCCCTTCCCCGGCTGCTGGCAGAGTGGTGGCTCCAGCGCGCCCCAGAGTAGCCCGGTTTCCCGACGGACAATAACATGGAGTCCTCCTCAGTCTCGCTCTGTGGGCTCCGTGGCTGGGTGAGGCTCCACCGCCGGCCGCGCTGTCCCTCGCGCCTTCGGGGCGGGCTGTGGGCTCGGCCTGTGGGGACCGAGGGGAGCACGGGCCCGGGCGGCCGCGGAGGCCTGGTGTTCGCCCACCGAGCGGTGCGGCCTGCTCGGAGGCGAGGCCCGGGAGCCCCGCGGCTCAGCGGGACGGGCCTGGGGTCACCGAGGGGTGACGAGGCTCCCGAGAGGGCTTTGTTCGCGCTTTCGCCACACTGCGCACTTCCTTCCAGCCCCCTCGGCCCCCACCTCGAGCCTCCGCGCCCCGGCCCTGTTTGTTTTTCCAGCCCCGCGCCCTCCACTCCGACACGCAAACAGCCCTCGGGGCTGCGTCAGCGGCCCGAGGCCGTGGCCCAGGGCAGGCCTGAGTCCAAATGGGGCCAGCACGGCGAGCCCTGGCCCTGCAGGAAGCGGTGTGAGGGGAGAGGGAGCTCCAGGGCCTTCCTGGCGCGAGAGGGGCAGGCGAAGGCCGGCGGGAAGGTGGTCCAATAGGGCGCACGGCCTGGGCGGGCGGCGAAGGCCCGAGGCCTGGGCTCGGAAGGATGCGGGCGGCCTGCGCGGCTGCCCATCCCCTGCCGCTGTCTCCAGCCCCAGCCGGACAGGGGAGGCGCGGCGGAGTGGGGGTGAGGAGGACGCCCGGAAGGGCCCCATCACCCCTGGGCCTTGAAGGCAGTGTCAGCCACATGGACAAATCCGGTGCCCCGTGCGGGTGTGCGGGTTCCCTCGCCGCCTTCCCTGCGCTTCATACCGCTCGGAGACTGCGTCCCGGGCGC is a window from the Macaca mulatta isolate MMU2019108-1 chromosome 13, T2T-MMU8v2.0, whole genome shotgun sequence genome containing:
- the LOC144333607 gene encoding uncharacterized protein LOC144333607; its protein translation is MESSSVSLCGLRGWVRLHRRPRCPSRLRGGLWARPVGTEGSTGPGGRGGLVFAHRAVRPARRRGPGAPRLSGTGLGSPRGDEAPERALFALSPHCALPSSPLGPHLEPPRPGPVCFSSPAPSTPTRKQPSGLRQRPEAVAQGRPESKWGQHGEPWPCRKRCEGRGSSRAFLAREGQAKAGGKVVQ